A stretch of the Cydia strobilella chromosome 23, ilCydStro3.1, whole genome shotgun sequence genome encodes the following:
- the LOC134751712 gene encoding 60S ribosome subunit biogenesis protein NIP7 homolog, translating to MKVLSEERMRILFEKLTKYIGVNVKLLIDRPDGTYCFREKKDRVYYISEKLLQLAQTVKPDNLISAGTCFGKFTKTNKFRLHITALTYIAPYAPFKIWVKPSAEQQFLYGHHVIKSGLGRITENTPKHQGIVVYSMSDMPLGFGVAARTTAECRNADPLATIAFHQADIGEYIRSEDTLT from the exons ATGAAGGTTCTATCTGAGGAAAGAATGCGGATATTATTCGAAAAGCTTACAAAATA TATCGGTGTGAACGTAAAGTTGCTCATAGACCGGCCAGACGGCACATATTGCTTTAGAGAGAAGAAAGACCGAGTATATTACATATCAGAGAAGTTACTTCAGCTAGCTCAAACTGTGAAGCCAGATAACCTTATATCCGCTGGGACGTGCTTCGGAAAATTTACAAAGACCAATAAATTTAGACTGCACATCACTGCATTGACATATATTGCGCCATATGCTCCGTTCAAGATTTGGGTGAAGCCGTCTGCAGAACAACAGTTTTTGTATGGGCATCATGTTATTAAAAGTG GTCTCGGCCGCATAACAGAAAACACACCGAAGCACCAAGGTATAGTAGTATATTCCATGTCAGACATGCCGCTAGGGTTCGGAGTGGCTGCTCGGACCACCGCTGAGTGCAGAAATGCTGATCCTTTAGCCACCATTGCGTTCCACCAGGCTGATATTGGGGAATACATTCGTTCGGAGGATACTTTgacatag
- the LOC134751761 gene encoding uncharacterized protein LOC134751761: MEKIQATFVLSGFTPRQKRHAVEQLAGNVCVKLRRLDDVYEMNSNGKYSIIHCTNKIKVEPIDNETSNTEDLVENYYHKAEVDQVFNKELKIKKEESDSDCDPLLEIKKEKEEKSPITDPDCDPLLEIKKEKEEKSPITDPKLAILALKGNDLEPLQPNNTPLPYLQECRVDCSKSETFLPTFRNFHGTDMKTFLNGPWTEDDNNMQKINFTRKQAWLKPSTNNPTHYFEYFIDDEYLKEIVVATNQHAFRKKDIKRDACYSRDWKDVTVAEFKIFIGLLLHTGTAKFKNVVDHWRPHRLYKSCFPEYLTPQRFTAIMYYLTFPFMKTEKKISQLKFNHPMADHFNKAPN, from the exons atggaAAAAATACAAGCCACTTTTGTCCTCTCTGGGTTCACACCTAGACAGAAGAGACATGCTGTAGAACAGTTAGCCGGGAATGTCTGCGTAAAATTGCGCCGCTTGGACGACGTGTACGAGATGAATTCCAATGGTAAATATTCTATTATACATTGCACTAACAAAATCAAAGTCGAACCAATCGACAACGAGACTTCAAATACTGAAGATTTAGTGGAGAATTACTATCACAAAGCGGAGGTCGACCAAGTATTTAATAaagaattaaaaattaaaaaagaagaatCAGACTCAGACTGCGACCCTTTGTTAGAAATcaagaaagaaaaagaagagaAGTCTCCAATAACCGATCCAGACTGCGACCCTTTGTTAGAAATcaagaaagaaaaagaagagaAGTCTCCAATAACCGATCCAAAGTTAGCCATTTTGGCTCTGAAAGGAAATGATCTGGAACCTTTGCAACCTAATAATACTCCACTCCCTTACTTACAGGAGTGTAGAGTAGACTGTTCTAAGAGTGAGACATTCCTTCCCACGTTCCGCAACTTTCACGGGACGGACATGAAAACATTCTTGAATGGACCTTGGACCGAAGACGATAACAACATGCAAAAAATTAATTTCACCAGGAAACAAGCTTGGTTAAAGCCTTCCACAAACAATCCTACTcattattttgaatattttatcGATGACGAGTACCTTAAGGAAATTGTGGTAGCTACTAACCAACATGCGTTTAGGAAGAAGGATATTAAACGCGACGCTTGTTACTCGCGTGATTGGAAAGACGTTACGGTCGCAGAGTTTAAAATCTTTATCGGATTGCTTCTGCACACGGGGACTGCGAAATTTAAAAACGTTGTCGATCACTGGAGACCACATAGACTTTACAAGTCTTGCTTTCCGGAATACTTGACCCCGCAAAGATTCACggcaataatgtattatttgacCTTTCCCTTTATGAAAACTGAGAAGAAAATCAGTCAACTTAAATTCAATCACCCAATGGCCGATCACTTTAACAAG GCACCAAATTAA